Proteins co-encoded in one Kutzneria chonburiensis genomic window:
- the hypF gene encoding carbamoyltransferase HypF — MHRDVRVDGVVQGVGFRPYVHALATRLRLAGRVGNDVAGVFVEVEGAPADVGEFLTLLERDAPPLARIERVRVSESPPRGLSGFEIALSDAHGVRNTLVSADSATCDDRLRELFDPADRRYRYPFVNCTNCGPRFTIVRDVPYDRPLTTMAGFPMCGPCRAEYDDPRDRRFHAQPTCCPDCGPSLTLGEASDPIAEAVRRLRRGEVLAIKGLGGYHLAVVASHPTAAAELRARKHREDKPFAVMCTDVEQARELCAVDEQSLRDLTSHRRPIVLMPRLADAPVAQAVAPGNRHLGLMLPYTPLHHLLLRDLAEPMVLTSGNLSEEPIAYRDPTPLAGIADAVLDHNRPIHIRADDSVVRAGALLRRSRGYAPEPVPLARRCRQPVLACGAELKNTFCLAKDDHAFVSHHIGDLENLETYRSFTEGIEHFSRLFEITPRVVAHDLHPDYLSTKYALGLDGVELVGVQHHHAHIASCLADNREAGPVIGVAFDGTGYGPDGTIWGGEFLLASLDDFERIGHLAAVPMPGGAAAIRQPWRMAAAYLGTEIRGWHPDWETVVSMARKGINSPLTSSAGRLFDAAAALLGVRDEINYEGQAAVELEQLADPTITDAYPVRIDELIVQGVDLLRAILDDRGTPRPVMAARFHNGVAAAILDGCQQARDRSGLSTVALSGGVFQNVLLHTRAVNLLADNGFRVLTHRRVPTNDGGISLGQAAISACR; from the coding sequence ATCCACCGGGACGTTCGGGTCGACGGGGTCGTGCAGGGCGTCGGCTTCCGGCCCTACGTGCACGCCCTGGCCACCCGCCTGCGGCTGGCCGGGCGGGTCGGCAACGACGTCGCCGGCGTCTTCGTGGAAGTCGAAGGCGCGCCGGCCGATGTGGGCGAATTCCTGACGCTGCTGGAGCGTGACGCGCCGCCGCTGGCCCGCATCGAGCGCGTCCGCGTGAGCGAGTCGCCGCCGCGGGGGCTGTCCGGCTTCGAGATCGCCCTCAGCGACGCCCACGGTGTCCGCAACACCCTCGTGTCGGCCGACTCCGCGACGTGTGACGACCGCCTGCGCGAGCTGTTCGACCCGGCCGACCGCCGCTACCGGTACCCGTTCGTCAACTGCACCAACTGCGGCCCCCGCTTCACCATCGTCCGCGACGTCCCCTACGACCGGCCGCTGACGACGATGGCCGGCTTTCCGATGTGCGGGCCGTGCCGGGCGGAGTACGACGATCCCCGCGACCGCCGGTTCCACGCCCAACCCACCTGCTGCCCCGACTGTGGCCCGAGTCTGACGCTGGGCGAGGCCTCGGACCCCATCGCCGAGGCGGTTCGGCGGCTGCGGCGCGGGGAGGTGCTCGCGATCAAGGGCCTCGGCGGCTACCACCTGGCGGTCGTGGCATCCCATCCGACGGCGGCGGCTGAGCTGCGGGCCCGAAAGCACCGTGAGGACAAGCCGTTCGCCGTCATGTGTACGGACGTGGAGCAGGCCCGGGAGCTGTGTGCGGTCGACGAGCAGTCGCTCCGCGACCTGACGAGCCATCGGCGGCCGATCGTGCTCATGCCGCGGCTGGCCGATGCCCCAGTGGCCCAGGCGGTGGCACCAGGGAACCGGCATCTGGGGCTGATGCTGCCGTACACGCCGCTGCATCACCTGCTGCTCCGTGACCTGGCCGAACCGATGGTGCTGACCAGCGGCAACCTGTCCGAAGAGCCGATCGCCTACCGCGACCCGACGCCACTGGCCGGCATCGCCGACGCGGTGCTCGACCACAATCGGCCCATCCACATCCGCGCCGACGACTCCGTCGTCCGAGCCGGCGCGCTGCTGCGCCGCTCCCGTGGCTACGCGCCGGAGCCGGTGCCGCTGGCCCGCCGCTGCCGTCAGCCGGTGCTGGCCTGCGGCGCGGAGCTGAAGAACACGTTCTGCCTGGCCAAGGACGACCACGCCTTCGTCTCCCACCACATCGGCGACCTGGAGAACCTGGAGACCTACCGGTCGTTCACCGAGGGCATCGAACACTTCTCCCGCCTGTTCGAGATCACGCCGCGGGTGGTGGCCCACGACCTGCATCCCGACTACCTGTCCACCAAGTACGCGCTCGGGCTGGACGGGGTGGAGCTCGTCGGCGTGCAGCACCACCATGCGCACATCGCCTCGTGCCTGGCCGACAACCGTGAGGCCGGGCCGGTGATCGGGGTGGCCTTCGACGGCACCGGCTACGGCCCCGACGGCACCATCTGGGGCGGCGAGTTTCTACTCGCCTCCCTCGACGACTTTGAGCGGATCGGGCATCTGGCCGCCGTGCCCATGCCCGGTGGCGCCGCCGCGATCCGTCAGCCGTGGCGCATGGCCGCTGCTTACCTGGGCACCGAGATCCGCGGCTGGCATCCGGACTGGGAAACCGTGGTATCCATGGCACGCAAGGGAATCAACTCGCCGCTCACCTCCAGCGCCGGTCGCCTGTTCGACGCCGCCGCCGCGCTGCTCGGCGTCCGCGACGAGATCAACTACGAGGGTCAGGCCGCCGTCGAGCTCGAACAGCTTGCCGATCCCACCATCACTGATGCCTACCCGGTCCGCATCGATGAGCTGATCGTGCAAGGCGTTGACCTGCTGCGGGCCATCCTCGACGACCGCGGCACACCCCGCCCCGTGATGGCCGCCCGCTTCCACAACGGCGTCGCCGCCGCCATCCTCGACGGCTGTCAGCAGGCCCGTGATCGCAGCGGGTTGAGCACCGTGGCGTTGTCGGGCGGGGTCTTCCAGAACGTGCTGCTCCACACCCGGGCGGTGAACCTGTTGGCCGACAACGGCTTCCGGGTGCTCACCCATCGGCGTGTGCCCACGAACGACGGCGGCATCAGCCTTGGCCAGGCCGCCATCAGTGCCTGTCGCTGA
- a CDS encoding thymidine kinase, whose translation MSEPGSIIDATDALSSVPAAGARRCAPQTGRIRWYFGPMDCGKSTLALQIDHNQARQGRHGLVLVRHDRSGRPQISSRIGISRQATEVADGDDLRRLVRSRWAEGQRVDYLVVDEAQFLSTEQVEQLAELADDAQVDVYCFGIATDFRSRMFPGARRLFELADELNPVQVEVLCWCGLPGRFNARVSGGRVLREGDTVLVADTDHADEVRYQVLCRRHFRLGELAAEPVSPAQLSLT comes from the coding sequence GTGAGCGAACCCGGATCGATCATCGACGCCACCGACGCGCTGTCCTCGGTGCCCGCGGCGGGTGCGCGCCGCTGCGCACCGCAGACCGGCCGGATCCGCTGGTATTTCGGGCCGATGGACTGCGGGAAGTCCACGCTGGCCCTGCAGATCGACCACAACCAGGCCCGCCAGGGCCGCCACGGCCTGGTGCTGGTCCGCCACGACCGCTCGGGCCGGCCGCAGATCTCCAGCCGGATCGGCATCAGCCGGCAGGCCACCGAGGTCGCCGACGGCGACGACCTGCGCCGGCTGGTCCGGTCGCGGTGGGCCGAGGGGCAGCGGGTGGACTACCTCGTGGTCGACGAGGCCCAGTTCCTGTCCACCGAGCAGGTCGAGCAGCTGGCCGAGCTCGCCGACGACGCGCAGGTGGACGTGTACTGCTTCGGCATCGCCACCGACTTCCGCAGCCGCATGTTCCCCGGCGCGCGGCGGCTGTTCGAGCTGGCCGACGAGCTCAACCCGGTGCAGGTGGAGGTGTTGTGCTGGTGCGGTCTGCCGGGCCGGTTCAATGCCCGGGTCAGCGGCGGCCGGGTGCTGCGCGAGGGCGACACCGTGCTGGTGGCCGACACCGACCACGCCGACGAGGTCCGCTACCAGGTGCTGTGCCGCCGGCATTTCCGGCTCGGCGAGCTTGCCGCCGAGCCGGTGTCCCCCGCTCAGCTCAGCCTGACCTGA
- a CDS encoding RNA polymerase-binding protein RbpA: MADRVLRGSRLGAVSYETDRNHDLAPRRSVRYACPKGHDFEVPFSDDAEIPPVWECRLHGLESKIMDGNEPEQKKIKAPRTHWDMLLERRSIPELEELLTERLEELKGRRTRTA, from the coding sequence ATGGCCGACCGCGTTCTGCGTGGTAGCCGGCTCGGTGCGGTCAGCTACGAGACCGACCGCAACCACGACCTCGCGCCGCGCCGGTCGGTGCGGTACGCGTGCCCGAAGGGGCACGACTTCGAGGTGCCGTTCTCCGACGACGCCGAGATCCCGCCGGTCTGGGAGTGCCGACTGCACGGCCTTGAGTCGAAGATCATGGACGGCAACGAGCCGGAGCAGAAGAAGATCAAGGCCCCGCGCACGCACTGGGACATGCTGCTGGAGCGTCGCAGCATCCCGGAGCTGGAGGAACTGCTCACCGAGCGCCTCGAGGAGCTCAAGGGCCGCCGCACCCGCACCGCCTGA
- a CDS encoding polyprenol monophosphomannose synthase codes for MADQSDTRAELGQVLVVIPTYNERENLGPIVARLHEALPEVHALVVDDGSPDGTGELADQMAAADERVHVLHRTEKAGLGAAYVAGFGWALERDYGVIVEMDADGSHGPEDLPRLLDALTDADLVLGSRYVPGGRVVNWPKYRELISRGGGLYSRLALGAKIRDITGGFKAFRREVLEKINIQSVASQGYCFQIDLTWRTIEAGFEVVEVPITFTERAIGQSKMSGNIVREALWRVTKWGARRRLEQVGLIKR; via the coding sequence ATGGCGGACCAGTCGGACACCCGCGCGGAGCTCGGCCAGGTGCTGGTGGTGATCCCCACCTACAACGAGCGGGAGAACCTGGGCCCCATCGTCGCCCGCCTGCACGAGGCACTGCCCGAGGTGCACGCCCTCGTCGTCGACGACGGCAGCCCCGACGGCACCGGCGAGCTCGCCGACCAGATGGCCGCCGCCGACGAGCGCGTGCACGTGCTGCACCGCACCGAGAAGGCCGGCCTCGGCGCCGCCTACGTCGCCGGCTTCGGCTGGGCCCTGGAGCGCGACTACGGCGTCATCGTCGAGATGGACGCCGACGGTTCGCACGGGCCCGAGGACCTGCCCCGCCTGCTCGACGCCCTCACCGACGCCGACCTCGTGCTCGGCTCCCGCTACGTGCCCGGCGGCCGCGTGGTCAACTGGCCCAAGTACCGCGAGCTCATCTCCCGCGGCGGCGGCCTCTACTCCCGCCTCGCGCTGGGCGCCAAGATCCGCGACATCACCGGCGGCTTCAAGGCCTTCCGCCGCGAGGTCCTCGAGAAGATCAACATCCAGTCGGTGGCCTCGCAGGGCTACTGCTTCCAGATCGACCTGACCTGGCGCACCATCGAGGCCGGCTTCGAGGTCGTCGAGGTGCCCATCACCTTCACCGAGCGCGCCATCGGCCAGTCCAAGATGAGCGGCAACATCGTGCGCGAGGCCCTGTGGCGCGTCACCAAGTGGGGCGCCCGCCGCCGCCTTGAGCAGGTCGGCCTCATCAAGCGCTGA
- the lnt gene encoding apolipoprotein N-acyltransferase, giving the protein MVAPAVTSETDTSIALPSRRRRAAPVLIRLAAALAGGGIFYASYPPRTLWYLAPLAFALLAFSLRHRSARGGFLYGLAFGLAFVMPLLTWLQSFLGADFGPFPWIGLSFVVSLYMAIAGAVMAVVSKLRGGPVWMASAFMGSEVLRTYFPFDGFPWGKVAYGQPEGLFLPLAAIGGTMLLGFAVVVTGTGLTELVVRWRAGDRRRALVLPVILIVLPVVAGAASWSLVGTDAQAGTRTVAIIQGNAPDDGINLMYDTPILRRNHLAATEKLAADIKAGRVTKPDIVVWPEVATDLEPDPRYDSELSQAIRDVGVPFLIGGRLIENPTTIQNVVQVWDPNTGPGDRYAKRKLVPFAEFIPLREISAAVTPFVADTRDMIPGTQPGALAIDNTTVGVAICYEVAYDQVVGDAVRAGATMLAVPTNNAWYGPGEMSYQQLAMSRVAAVEYGRAVAVSATSGVSAIVQPDGTVTRQSELYTAATLVASVPLRTTATLATRLGAWPEWVASVTGLAALALAIGARLRKRSAPARTDDTSTSEEDL; this is encoded by the coding sequence GTGGTCGCCCCCGCTGTGACGTCGGAAACCGACACCTCGATCGCGCTGCCGTCCCGACGCCGCCGCGCCGCCCCCGTGCTGATCCGGCTGGCCGCCGCCCTCGCCGGCGGCGGCATCTTCTACGCCAGCTACCCGCCGCGCACCCTCTGGTACCTCGCGCCGCTGGCGTTCGCCCTGCTGGCGTTCTCGCTGCGGCACCGCAGCGCCCGCGGCGGCTTCCTCTACGGCCTCGCGTTCGGCCTCGCGTTCGTGATGCCGCTGCTGACCTGGCTGCAGAGCTTCCTCGGCGCCGACTTCGGCCCGTTCCCGTGGATCGGCCTGTCGTTCGTGGTCTCGCTGTACATGGCGATCGCCGGCGCGGTGATGGCCGTGGTCAGCAAACTGCGCGGCGGCCCGGTGTGGATGGCCTCGGCGTTCATGGGCAGCGAGGTCCTGCGCACCTACTTCCCGTTCGACGGCTTCCCCTGGGGCAAGGTCGCCTACGGCCAGCCCGAGGGCTTGTTCCTGCCGCTGGCCGCGATCGGCGGCACCATGCTGCTCGGCTTCGCCGTCGTCGTCACCGGCACCGGCCTCACCGAGCTCGTGGTGCGTTGGCGGGCCGGCGACCGCCGCCGCGCCCTGGTGCTGCCGGTGATCCTGATCGTGCTGCCGGTGGTCGCGGGAGCGGCGAGCTGGTCGCTGGTCGGCACCGACGCCCAGGCCGGCACCCGCACCGTCGCGATCATCCAGGGCAACGCCCCCGACGACGGCATCAACCTCATGTACGACACGCCGATCCTGCGCCGCAACCACCTCGCCGCCACCGAGAAGCTGGCCGCCGACATCAAAGCCGGCCGCGTCACCAAGCCCGACATCGTCGTGTGGCCCGAGGTCGCCACCGACCTGGAGCCCGACCCCCGCTACGACAGCGAGCTGTCCCAGGCCATCCGCGACGTCGGCGTGCCGTTCCTGATCGGCGGCCGGCTCATCGAGAACCCCACCACCATCCAGAACGTCGTGCAGGTGTGGGACCCGAACACCGGACCCGGGGACCGCTACGCCAAGCGGAAGCTGGTGCCGTTCGCCGAGTTCATCCCGCTGCGCGAGATCTCCGCCGCGGTCACCCCGTTCGTCGCCGACACCCGCGACATGATCCCCGGCACCCAGCCCGGCGCCCTGGCCATCGACAACACCACCGTCGGCGTGGCCATCTGCTACGAGGTCGCCTACGACCAGGTGGTCGGCGACGCCGTGCGCGCCGGTGCGACAATGCTCGCCGTCCCCACCAACAACGCCTGGTACGGGCCCGGTGAGATGAGCTACCAGCAGCTGGCCATGTCCCGGGTCGCGGCGGTGGAGTACGGCCGCGCCGTGGCGGTCTCCGCGACCAGCGGCGTGAGCGCCATCGTCCAGCCCGACGGCACCGTCACCCGGCAGAGTGAGCTGTACACGGCCGCGACGCTGGTGGCGTCAGTGCCGCTGCGGACGACCGCTACGCTGGCCACCCGGCTCGGCGCATGGCCCGAATGGGTGGCGTCCGTGACCGGTCTGGCCGCCTTGGCGCTGGCCATCGGCGCACGCCTGCGCAAGCGGTCGGCGCCGGCACGAACTGACGACACGAGTACATCGGAAGAGGATCTTTGA
- a CDS encoding DUF3291 domain-containing protein, with product MAQHHLAQLNIGRLRYPFGSGEADEFIAALDPINALVDQAPGFVWRLTGVGGKDSAAIDPADDVVVNLTVWESREAMWEFTYRAEHREFLHRRREWFLPQTEASTVLWWIPAGHIPTSLEGRDRLYRLRESGPTPAAFTFGQTYEPVETQLAAP from the coding sequence ATGGCACAACACCACCTGGCGCAACTCAACATCGGCCGGCTGAGATATCCTTTCGGTTCCGGCGAGGCCGACGAATTCATCGCCGCACTCGACCCGATCAACGCGCTCGTCGACCAGGCGCCGGGATTCGTGTGGCGGCTGACCGGCGTGGGCGGCAAGGACTCCGCCGCCATCGACCCGGCTGACGACGTGGTCGTCAACCTCACCGTGTGGGAGTCACGGGAGGCGATGTGGGAATTCACCTACCGTGCGGAACACCGCGAATTCCTGCACCGCCGACGGGAATGGTTCCTACCCCAAACCGAGGCGTCCACCGTGCTGTGGTGGATTCCGGCCGGCCACATCCCCACTTCACTCGAAGGTCGCGACCGCCTTTACCGACTCCGTGAATCGGGGCCGACCCCGGCCGCGTTCACGTTCGGCCAGACCTACGAACCGGTCGAAACGCAACTCGCCGCCCCGTGA
- a CDS encoding ATP-binding protein: MSDSVVRRFRQRARLTQEELAARSGVSVRTIRGLETGDRPNPQLTSLRQLADAMDLTPADRDELMTEVLGVATVPTASPGPRQLPGAPTGFTGREAELAVLAQAIDAEQSPTIVISAIAGAGGIGKTTLALHWAHTHVDRFPDGQLFVDLRGFGPDSDPLDPLTAVRGFLDALGVDPAQVTGGLAEHTALYRSLITGKRLLIVLDNAASAEQVSPLLPGGRTCTVIVTSRRALSSLITRHGARHMSLAVLAQDEAEALLAWRLGDARVAAEPEAVADLIRLCGRYPLALAIMAARAQTHPDFPLAEFADELRELGLDALDDEEPTASLPAVLSWSLDNLSEQDRTVFGLLGTAPGPDISAPAAASLTGLSPAQVTKALRTLEEASLIGRQAHGRYGMHDMVRRYAVATADQLPEDMRTAAVRRVIDFYLHTGYDADRILNPHRAPQKLDAPEPDCQPLPLPAYDAALAWFDAEHQCLLAAQHTAVDHGWHRAAWQVAWTLTTFQIRRGLRHDQAAVWQIGLAADEHLDDPTALMLAHRFLGFAYGDLGRHDDAVRHLNESAALAEQHGDTSNHARTESMLARAWGLSGDYRHALEHANRALELYRTLEDVPGTAHALNDAGWCAAQLGRYDEARANCRAALEVYERHNDPDAQAGTLDSLGYIDHRTGDHQQAIEHYQRSLALRRGLGDNSQIANCLDGLGNPYAALGRRDEARAVWQEALVLFQAQQRHDDAARIERQLDAL; the protein is encoded by the coding sequence ATGAGTGACTCGGTGGTGCGGCGGTTCCGCCAGCGGGCCCGGCTCACCCAGGAGGAACTGGCCGCGCGCTCGGGCGTGTCGGTGCGCACGATCCGTGGCCTTGAGACCGGGGACCGGCCGAATCCGCAGCTCACGTCGCTGCGGCAGCTGGCCGACGCGATGGACCTGACGCCGGCCGACCGGGACGAGCTGATGACCGAGGTGCTGGGCGTCGCCACGGTGCCCACTGCGTCCCCGGGTCCCCGGCAGCTGCCGGGCGCGCCGACCGGCTTCACGGGCCGCGAGGCCGAGCTGGCCGTGCTGGCACAGGCCATCGACGCCGAGCAGTCGCCGACCATCGTGATCAGCGCGATCGCCGGCGCGGGCGGCATCGGCAAGACCACGCTGGCGCTGCACTGGGCCCACACCCACGTCGACCGGTTTCCTGACGGGCAGCTGTTCGTCGATCTGCGGGGTTTCGGCCCGGACAGCGACCCGCTGGATCCGCTGACCGCGGTGCGGGGTTTTCTTGACGCCCTCGGCGTGGATCCGGCGCAGGTCACCGGCGGCCTGGCCGAGCACACCGCCCTCTACCGCAGTCTGATCACCGGCAAGCGGCTGCTGATCGTGCTGGACAACGCCGCCTCGGCCGAGCAGGTCTCGCCGCTGCTGCCCGGCGGCCGCACCTGCACCGTGATCGTGACCAGCCGTCGGGCGCTGTCCTCGTTGATCACCCGGCACGGTGCCAGGCACATGTCGTTGGCCGTGCTGGCTCAGGACGAGGCCGAGGCGCTGCTGGCGTGGCGGCTCGGCGACGCGCGGGTGGCGGCCGAGCCCGAAGCGGTGGCCGACCTGATCCGCTTGTGTGGGCGGTATCCGCTGGCGTTGGCGATCATGGCCGCCCGCGCGCAGACACATCCGGACTTCCCTCTCGCCGAGTTCGCCGACGAGCTGCGTGAACTCGGTCTGGACGCGCTCGACGACGAGGAGCCCACCGCCAGCCTGCCCGCCGTGCTGTCCTGGTCCCTGGACAACCTGTCCGAGCAGGACCGCACGGTGTTCGGGCTGCTCGGCACGGCCCCCGGCCCCGACATCAGCGCGCCGGCGGCGGCAAGCCTCACCGGTCTGTCGCCGGCGCAGGTCACGAAAGCCTTGCGCACCTTGGAAGAAGCGTCCCTGATCGGCCGGCAGGCGCACGGTCGGTACGGGATGCACGACATGGTTCGCCGCTACGCCGTCGCCACCGCCGACCAGCTGCCCGAGGACATGCGGACGGCGGCGGTGCGGCGGGTGATCGACTTCTACCTGCACACCGGCTACGACGCCGACCGCATCCTCAACCCGCACCGCGCACCACAGAAGCTCGACGCACCCGAGCCCGACTGCCAGCCGCTGCCGCTACCGGCTTACGACGCAGCGTTGGCCTGGTTCGACGCCGAGCACCAATGCCTGCTGGCCGCCCAACACACCGCCGTCGACCACGGCTGGCACCGGGCCGCGTGGCAGGTGGCGTGGACGTTGACCACGTTCCAGATCCGCCGCGGGCTGCGCCACGACCAGGCCGCGGTCTGGCAGATCGGGCTGGCCGCCGACGAGCATCTCGACGATCCCACCGCGCTCATGCTGGCCCACCGGTTCCTCGGCTTCGCCTACGGCGACCTCGGTCGGCACGACGACGCCGTGCGGCATCTCAACGAGTCCGCCGCGCTGGCCGAGCAGCACGGCGACACCAGCAACCACGCCCGCACCGAGTCGATGCTGGCCCGCGCGTGGGGTCTGTCCGGCGATTACCGGCATGCCCTGGAGCACGCCAACCGCGCGTTGGAGCTGTATCGGACGCTGGAGGACGTGCCGGGGACGGCGCACGCGCTCAACGACGCCGGCTGGTGCGCCGCCCAGCTGGGCCGCTACGACGAGGCCCGCGCCAACTGCCGCGCCGCGCTCGAGGTGTACGAGCGGCACAACGATCCCGACGCGCAGGCCGGCACGCTGGACAGCCTGGGCTACATCGACCACCGCACCGGCGATCACCAGCAGGCAATCGAGCACTACCAGCGTTCCCTGGCGCTGCGCCGCGGGCTCGGCGACAACAGCCAGATCGCCAACTGCCTCGACGGTCTCGGCAACCCGTATGCCGCGCTCGGCCGTCGCGACGAGGCGCGCGCCGTGTGGCAGGAGGCGCTGGTCCTGTTCCAGGCACAGCAACGCCACGACGACGCCGCCCGCATCGAACGCCAACTCGACGCCCTCTAG
- a CDS encoding hotdog domain-containing protein, which translates to MSLVEGFSVTHRRYVPYSHAHYGGNLVDGAYGLGMFGDVATELCIRTDGDEGLFAGYDNVKFVAPLKAGDMVEATATLTRIGTRSRGVAFELRVVCRATPDKGASAAEVLTEPIIATTATGTVVVP; encoded by the coding sequence GTGAGCTTGGTCGAGGGCTTCTCCGTGACCCATCGCCGTTATGTCCCGTACTCGCACGCCCACTACGGCGGCAATCTCGTCGACGGGGCGTACGGGCTGGGCATGTTCGGCGATGTGGCCACGGAGTTGTGCATTCGCACCGACGGCGACGAGGGCCTGTTCGCCGGCTACGACAACGTGAAGTTCGTGGCGCCGTTGAAGGCCGGTGACATGGTCGAGGCCACCGCCACCCTGACCCGTATCGGCACCCGCTCTCGCGGCGTGGCGTTCGAGCTGCGGGTCGTGTGCCGGGCCACCCCGGACAAAGGTGCGTCGGCGGCCGAGGTGCTGACCGAGCCGATCATCGCCACCACGGCCACCGGCACCGTCGTGGTGCCTTGA
- a CDS encoding OAM dimerization domain-containing protein, producing MSEKQPVSGEKKRYVRPYGDTTGDGMVQMSFTLPVPHGPRAEGAAQQLANKMGMDPAMVVHSHAIGADFTFVVVYGSVSHLVDLDEVKVVEREYPLLSPYEVNSTVKNELGRKLVVVGACIGTDAHTVGIDAILNIKGFAGEKGLEYYRELRVINLGAQVSVPELVKRARAEKADAVLVSQVVTQRDAHILNTQEMSAAFREAMGSTRPTLVAGGPRFDPLMAGELGVDRVFGRGTTPGEVASYLVHTISQKGVAA from the coding sequence ATGAGTGAGAAGCAGCCTGTGAGCGGTGAGAAGAAGCGTTATGTGCGGCCCTACGGCGACACCACCGGCGACGGCATGGTGCAGATGTCGTTCACGCTTCCCGTGCCGCACGGGCCTCGGGCGGAGGGGGCGGCGCAGCAGCTGGCCAACAAGATGGGCATGGACCCGGCGATGGTCGTGCACTCGCACGCCATCGGCGCCGACTTCACCTTCGTCGTGGTCTACGGCTCGGTGAGCCATCTCGTCGACCTCGACGAGGTGAAGGTGGTGGAGCGGGAGTATCCGCTGCTGTCGCCGTACGAGGTGAATTCGACGGTGAAGAACGAGCTGGGCCGCAAGCTTGTGGTCGTCGGGGCCTGCATCGGCACGGACGCGCACACCGTGGGCATCGACGCGATCCTGAACATCAAGGGCTTCGCCGGCGAGAAGGGCCTTGAGTACTACCGCGAGCTGCGGGTGATCAACCTCGGCGCGCAGGTCTCCGTGCCGGAGCTGGTGAAGCGGGCCCGGGCGGAGAAGGCCGACGCCGTGCTGGTGTCGCAGGTCGTGACGCAGCGGGACGCGCACATCCTCAACACCCAGGAGATGTCGGCGGCGTTTCGTGAGGCCATGGGCTCGACGCGGCCGACGCTGGTGGCCGGCGGGCCGCGGTTCGATCCGCTGATGGCCGGCGAGCTCGGTGTCGACCGGGTCTTCGGCCGCGGCACGACCCCCGGCGAGGTCGCCTCCTATCTCGTGCACACCATTTCCCAGAAAGGCGTCGCCGCGTGA